One Microbacterium sp. No. 7 genomic window carries:
- a CDS encoding response regulator transcription factor translates to MTRVALIDDHESVRLGLEAACARDGSFDVVFAGTCVADYVAWRREAQAAPADVVVLDLALGDGATVTDNVQRLICDGSPVLVHSVADRPAAIREALAAGAAGIVRKSARIDEVIAALGHVARGEPLDNVEWASAVEGDRAFADAQLAAREREVMRLYATGLPLKMVAQRLGISYSTAKENIARVRIKYVEVGRPAPTKVDLLRRAMEDGIVPEEHGGG, encoded by the coding sequence ATGACGCGGGTGGCGCTGATCGACGACCACGAGTCGGTGCGGCTCGGGCTCGAGGCCGCGTGCGCCCGCGACGGCTCGTTCGACGTCGTCTTCGCCGGAACGTGCGTCGCCGACTACGTCGCCTGGCGGCGCGAGGCGCAGGCCGCGCCGGCCGACGTCGTCGTGCTCGACCTCGCCCTCGGCGACGGCGCCACCGTCACCGACAACGTGCAGCGCCTCATCTGCGACGGCTCTCCCGTGCTCGTGCACAGCGTCGCCGACCGACCCGCCGCGATCCGCGAGGCGCTGGCGGCGGGCGCGGCCGGGATCGTGCGCAAGTCGGCGCGCATCGACGAGGTCATCGCCGCGCTCGGCCACGTCGCGCGCGGCGAGCCGCTCGACAACGTCGAGTGGGCGAGCGCCGTCGAGGGCGACCGCGCGTTCGCCGACGCGCAGCTGGCGGCGCGGGAGCGCGAGGTCATGCGCCTGTACGCGACGGGCCTGCCGCTCAAGATGGTCGCGCAGCGTCTCGGCATCTCGTACTCGACGGCGAAGGAGAACATCGCGCGCGTGCGCATCAAGTACGTCGAGGTCGGGCGCCCCGCGCCGACGAAGGTCGACCTGCTGCGGCGCGCGATGGAGGACGGGATCGTTCCGGAGGAGCACGGTGGCGGCTGA
- a CDS encoding biotin--[acetyl-CoA-carboxylase] ligase yields the protein MEPFDNGYPLAAAVTPRLQVAGTVDSTNTKLLRDAEDDPAGHPHLSVLVSTDQRAGRGRQERVWTTPPGTALAVSVLLRVDAVEVRDRGWIPLVAGLAMTRAVAAQLPGLTTGLKWPNDVLVEEHKISGILAEVSHADPMAVVVGAGVNTLMTADQLPVPTATSFAALGRGVDADRLLADYLTQLRDGIARLAVGGGPAVHGEVSRACLTIGRDVTVSLPGGAAARGIAEELDEQGRLVLDEGTVVSAGDVVHVR from the coding sequence ATGGAGCCCTTCGACAACGGATATCCCCTCGCGGCGGCCGTCACGCCGCGCCTGCAGGTGGCCGGGACGGTCGACTCGACCAACACGAAGCTGCTGCGCGACGCCGAGGACGATCCCGCGGGACATCCGCACCTCTCGGTCCTGGTCTCGACCGACCAGCGCGCGGGCCGCGGGCGCCAGGAGCGCGTGTGGACGACGCCCCCCGGCACGGCGCTCGCCGTCTCCGTGCTGCTGCGCGTGGACGCCGTCGAGGTGCGCGACCGCGGATGGATCCCCCTCGTCGCGGGCCTCGCGATGACGCGCGCCGTCGCGGCCCAGCTGCCGGGGCTGACGACCGGCCTGAAGTGGCCCAACGACGTGCTCGTCGAGGAGCACAAGATCAGCGGCATCCTCGCCGAGGTCTCGCACGCCGACCCGATGGCGGTCGTGGTCGGCGCGGGCGTGAACACGCTCATGACCGCCGATCAGCTCCCCGTGCCCACCGCGACGTCGTTCGCCGCGCTGGGCCGGGGCGTCGACGCCGACCGGCTGTTGGCCGACTACCTGACGCAGCTGCGCGACGGCATCGCGCGGCTCGCCGTGGGCGGCGGCCCGGCGGTGCACGGCGAGGTCTCGCGGGCGTGCCTCACGATCGGCCGCGACGTCACGGTGTCGCTGCCGGGCGGCGCCGCGGCCCGCGGCATCGCCGAGGAGCTCGACGAGCAGGGACGCCTCGTGCTCGACGAGGGGACCGTCGTGTCGGCCGGCGACGTCGTGCACGTGCGCTGA
- the purE gene encoding 5-(carboxyamino)imidazole ribonucleotide mutase, giving the protein MGSDSDWRVMSDASQVLSDFTIPHEVEVVSAHRTPDKLIRYGREARARGLKVIIAGAGGAAHLPGMLASVTALPVIGVPVKLASLDGLDSLLSIVQMPAGIPVATVSIDGAKNAGLLAARLLGAFDERLGDRVEQYAAALEGQVEEKNLRLKESL; this is encoded by the coding sequence ATGGGATCCGACTCCGACTGGCGCGTCATGAGCGATGCCTCGCAGGTGCTCTCCGACTTCACGATCCCGCACGAGGTCGAGGTCGTCTCGGCCCACCGCACGCCCGACAAGCTCATCCGCTACGGCCGCGAGGCCCGCGCCCGCGGGCTCAAGGTCATCATCGCGGGCGCCGGCGGCGCCGCGCACCTGCCGGGCATGCTGGCATCCGTCACCGCCCTGCCGGTCATCGGCGTGCCGGTCAAGCTCGCCTCGCTCGACGGCCTGGACTCGCTGCTCAGCATCGTGCAGATGCCCGCCGGCATCCCCGTCGCCACCGTCTCCATCGACGGCGCCAAGAACGCCGGGCTGCTCGCCGCGCGCCTGCTCGGCGCGTTCGACGAGCGGCTGGGCGATCGCGTCGAGCAGTACGCCGCGGCCCTCGAAGGGCAGGTGGAGGAGAAGAACCTCCGGCTCAAGGAATCCCTGTGA
- a CDS encoding PH domain-containing protein: MTQPTAHLGHVPAPAPGAVAPELRLVRLRRHARRLFWSALVLIAVSALVGYYSGNLPRAVTEIVPFADIVMWALAGLVVLLLVVLPYLRWLGHTYTITTRRVVEQSGMLRRQRREVAHARGYAVTLRLGPVQRMWGTGTLLLDPGGEPPLRIVDVPSVTLVHETLVDQVEVGQILAHRDAHATSVLPDNR; the protein is encoded by the coding sequence GTGACCCAGCCGACCGCGCATCTCGGGCACGTGCCCGCGCCCGCTCCGGGCGCCGTCGCGCCCGAGCTGCGGCTCGTGCGGCTGCGCCGGCACGCGCGCCGGCTGTTCTGGTCGGCGCTCGTGCTGATCGCCGTCAGCGCCCTCGTGGGCTACTACTCGGGCAACCTGCCGCGGGCGGTGACCGAGATCGTGCCGTTCGCGGACATCGTGATGTGGGCGCTCGCGGGGCTCGTCGTGCTGCTGCTCGTCGTGCTCCCGTACCTGCGGTGGCTCGGCCACACCTACACGATCACGACCCGCCGCGTCGTCGAGCAGTCGGGCATGCTGCGCCGCCAGCGCCGCGAGGTCGCGCACGCGCGCGGCTACGCCGTGACGCTGCGTCTCGGGCCCGTGCAGCGGATGTGGGGCACGGGGACGCTCCTGCTCGACCCCGGCGGCGAGCCGCCGCTGCGCATCGTCGACGTCCCGTCGGTCACGCTCGTCCACGAGACGCTCGTCGACCAGGTGGAGGTCGGCCAGATCCTCGCCCACCGCGACGCCCACGCGACGTCGGTGCTGCCCGACAACCGGTGA
- a CDS encoding LCP family protein: MSVAAPTRPPHVAAGTGAPIRRPDVSSPEVMTRRAWWLVILNVLVPGSAQVLAGSRRLGRFGLGATLLLWTLLIVHAVWALTSWTSLLGFYAGAWVPDAVGLLRAVPLLVLQALLFGYALLWAVLTIDTLRLTRLVHVRAAARLPVALLAVVLLVVTSGVAVWAGQRVGSLRDTLATLFATSAPSVPPSDGHYNILLLGADSGDGRDSMRFDSISVVSVNAETGALTIVGIPRDLYGPPFSEGPMNDLYPDGFEGYESETCGWTAGINQLMNAVEVCREDGGTGLFPDAAARGSSPAIEATKQAAEGVLGIEIPYYVFIDMHGFADLIDALGGVEITVQERLPKGGGPAYDGQSADEWAIGWIEEGTQHMDGDTAQWYARSRYTTSDWDRMRRQRELQQAILAQMNPMNVMLRFQEVMSAGRDLVSTDLPASMLPYFAELALDAKGQPVTTLELTPEGIGIDPDDPDPGDWDVVRETLHDILHPPAPEE; this comes from the coding sequence GTGAGCGTTGCCGCCCCGACACGCCCGCCGCACGTCGCGGCGGGGACGGGCGCGCCGATCCGCCGGCCCGACGTCTCGTCGCCGGAGGTGATGACGCGGCGGGCCTGGTGGCTCGTCATCCTGAACGTGCTCGTGCCCGGCTCGGCGCAGGTGCTCGCGGGGAGCCGCCGGCTCGGACGCTTCGGCCTCGGCGCGACCCTGCTGCTGTGGACGCTGCTGATCGTGCACGCTGTGTGGGCGCTCACGTCGTGGACGTCGCTGCTCGGCTTCTACGCGGGCGCCTGGGTGCCCGACGCGGTCGGGCTGCTGCGCGCGGTGCCGCTGCTCGTGCTGCAGGCGCTGCTGTTCGGCTACGCGCTGCTGTGGGCGGTGCTGACGATCGACACGCTGCGCCTCACGCGCCTCGTGCACGTGCGCGCCGCCGCACGGCTGCCCGTCGCGCTGCTCGCGGTCGTGCTGCTCGTGGTCACGAGCGGCGTGGCGGTGTGGGCGGGGCAGCGGGTCGGCTCGCTGCGCGACACGCTCGCGACGCTCTTCGCCACGAGCGCGCCGAGCGTGCCGCCCTCCGACGGCCACTACAACATCCTGCTGCTGGGCGCCGACAGCGGCGACGGCCGCGACTCGATGCGCTTCGACTCCATCTCGGTCGTGTCGGTCAACGCCGAGACCGGTGCCCTGACGATCGTCGGCATCCCTCGCGACCTCTACGGCCCGCCGTTCTCGGAGGGCCCCATGAACGACCTCTACCCCGACGGCTTCGAGGGGTACGAGTCGGAGACGTGCGGCTGGACGGCCGGCATCAACCAGCTGATGAACGCCGTCGAGGTGTGCCGTGAGGACGGCGGCACGGGACTGTTCCCGGATGCCGCGGCGCGCGGCTCGTCGCCCGCGATCGAGGCGACCAAGCAGGCGGCCGAGGGCGTTCTCGGCATCGAGATCCCGTACTACGTCTTCATCGACATGCACGGGTTCGCCGACCTCATCGACGCCCTGGGCGGCGTGGAGATCACGGTGCAGGAGCGCCTGCCGAAGGGCGGCGGCCCCGCCTACGACGGCCAGTCCGCCGACGAGTGGGCGATCGGCTGGATCGAGGAGGGTACGCAGCACATGGACGGCGACACCGCCCAGTGGTACGCGCGCTCGCGCTACACGACGAGCGACTGGGACCGCATGCGCCGTCAGCGCGAGCTGCAGCAGGCGATCCTCGCGCAGATGAACCCGATGAACGTGATGCTGCGGTTCCAGGAGGTGATGTCCGCGGGGCGCGACCTCGTGAGCACCGACCTGCCCGCCTCGATGCTGCCCTACTTCGCCGAGCTCGCGCTCGACGCCAAGGGACAGCCCGTGACGACCCTCGAGCTCACCCCCGAGGGCATCGGGATCGACCCCGACGACCCCGATCCGGGCGACTGGGACGTCGTCCGCGAGACGCTGCACGACATCCTGCACCCGCCGGCCCCCGAGGAGTGA
- a CDS encoding sensor histidine kinase: MAADAPAPPQLRNILTGADTFTAVRIERIVAFVAGVGSAVLAVQAFLVSLAAPVADAPAHVVIAVAVFASLALMIAACLSGRLVRGATAGFAIVFPLALAAWPVLGLGPVSLVDDPPWFWYLLNVATAAAVVVFPLPLQVGWTIGVPVLYGVARAIDTAGEDLERTLLDVVFALILGGVLLTLGWMLRTMARGVDRARAEANATFAEAAAADAAEKERIAVAAVMHDSVLAALIAVSRVDSDREAALAAAMSRDALTRLADAEWGNVPPATAAVPVTELADGIARLAGEHGAAIRVACEVSGESLVVPGPVARALAQAAGQAIANAVQHAGGEGLAVRVRADAGAVHVVVSDTGAGFDVDAVPDDRLGIRGSIVARIAAIAGRTGIRSDATGTTVTMSWEEER; the protein is encoded by the coding sequence GTGGCGGCTGACGCGCCGGCCCCGCCGCAGCTGCGCAACATCCTGACGGGCGCCGACACGTTCACGGCGGTGCGCATCGAGCGCATCGTCGCGTTCGTCGCGGGCGTCGGCAGCGCGGTGCTCGCGGTGCAGGCGTTCCTCGTGTCGCTCGCGGCCCCCGTCGCCGACGCTCCGGCGCACGTCGTGATCGCCGTGGCGGTCTTCGCCTCGCTCGCCCTCATGATCGCGGCGTGCCTGTCGGGGCGGCTCGTGCGGGGCGCGACGGCCGGCTTCGCGATCGTCTTCCCGCTCGCGCTCGCCGCCTGGCCCGTGCTCGGCCTCGGACCCGTCAGCCTCGTCGACGACCCGCCGTGGTTCTGGTACCTGCTCAACGTCGCGACCGCCGCCGCGGTCGTCGTCTTCCCGCTGCCGCTGCAGGTGGGCTGGACGATCGGCGTGCCGGTGCTGTACGGCGTGGCACGGGCGATCGACACGGCGGGCGAGGACCTCGAGCGCACGCTCCTCGACGTCGTCTTCGCGCTGATCCTCGGCGGCGTGCTCCTGACCCTGGGCTGGATGCTGCGGACGATGGCCCGCGGCGTCGACCGGGCGCGCGCCGAGGCGAACGCGACGTTCGCCGAGGCCGCCGCCGCGGACGCCGCGGAGAAGGAGCGCATCGCCGTCGCCGCCGTCATGCACGACAGCGTGCTCGCGGCGCTGATCGCCGTCTCGCGCGTCGACAGCGATCGCGAGGCGGCGCTCGCGGCGGCCATGTCGCGCGACGCCCTGACCCGGCTCGCCGACGCCGAGTGGGGCAACGTCCCCCCGGCGACCGCCGCGGTGCCGGTGACGGAGCTCGCGGACGGCATCGCCCGGCTCGCGGGGGAGCACGGCGCCGCGATCCGGGTCGCGTGCGAGGTCTCCGGCGAGAGCCTCGTCGTGCCCGGACCCGTCGCGCGAGCGCTCGCGCAGGCCGCGGGCCAGGCGATCGCGAACGCCGTGCAGCACGCCGGCGGCGAGGGCCTGGCGGTGCGCGTGCGCGCGGATGCCGGCGCCGTGCACGTCGTCGTCTCCGACACGGGCGCGGGGTTCGACGTCGACGCCGTCCCCGACGACCGCCTGGGCATCCGCGGCTCGATCGTCGCCCGCATCGCGGCGATCGCGGGACGCACCGGCATCCGCAGCGACGCGACGGGGACGACCGTCACGATGTCGTGGGAGGAGGAGCGGTGA
- a CDS encoding glycosyltransferase, with amino-acid sequence MTVTLRIVLDQVAAPTDPDLAAASAELARALVRTAPDGCEVAGIVPAGDAASLEAEVPGLAGVRRAPLPRRELAIAWQMGMGGGEAGGLVHAPSLMAPLVRHDRVHDADQTVVTMWDLAAWERPDELPKSFVAWQRGMLKRAVKHADAVVVPTHATAERVAELGAFGERVRVIAGAPPEEFAVPADDVGRRRVLELPHAYVLTSGSSRPSSRLADAFRAFAAAAGAEPVVVIGVPAGDEAAVRALAAQAGIGDDRLFVRGALDRFDRAAVLRAARVLVAPSTASDFPWRVVEALRLGVPVVASDSAVHRDVVADGGALADEPAAEGLAAALERALGGAEARRMKVLSADRGRAFSWLSAAEKVWHLHAEL; translated from the coding sequence GTGACGGTCACGCTGCGGATCGTGCTCGACCAGGTCGCGGCCCCGACCGACCCGGACCTCGCCGCCGCGTCGGCCGAGCTGGCGCGGGCGCTCGTGCGCACGGCGCCGGACGGGTGCGAGGTCGCGGGCATCGTGCCCGCCGGCGACGCCGCGTCGCTCGAGGCCGAGGTGCCCGGGCTCGCGGGCGTGCGCCGCGCGCCGCTGCCGCGCCGGGAGCTCGCGATCGCGTGGCAGATGGGCATGGGCGGGGGAGAGGCGGGCGGCCTCGTGCACGCCCCCAGCCTGATGGCGCCGCTCGTCAGGCACGACCGCGTGCACGACGCCGACCAGACGGTCGTGACGATGTGGGACCTCGCGGCGTGGGAGCGGCCCGACGAGCTGCCGAAGTCGTTCGTCGCGTGGCAGCGCGGCATGCTCAAGCGGGCCGTCAAGCACGCGGATGCCGTGGTCGTCCCCACCCACGCGACGGCGGAGCGCGTCGCGGAGCTCGGCGCGTTCGGCGAGCGGGTGCGCGTCATCGCGGGCGCCCCGCCCGAGGAGTTCGCCGTTCCCGCCGACGATGTCGGCCGCCGGCGGGTGCTCGAGCTGCCCCACGCCTACGTGCTGACCTCGGGCTCGTCGCGGCCGTCGTCGCGGCTCGCCGACGCGTTCCGGGCGTTCGCCGCCGCGGCCGGCGCCGAGCCCGTCGTTGTCATCGGCGTGCCCGCCGGCGACGAGGCCGCGGTGCGTGCGCTCGCGGCGCAGGCCGGCATCGGCGACGACCGCCTGTTCGTGCGGGGGGCGCTCGACCGCTTCGACCGGGCGGCCGTGCTGCGGGCCGCGCGCGTGCTCGTGGCGCCGTCGACGGCGTCGGACTTCCCCTGGCGCGTCGTCGAGGCGCTGCGGCTCGGCGTGCCGGTCGTGGCGAGCGACAGCGCCGTGCATCGCGACGTCGTCGCCGACGGCGGAGCGCTCGCCGACGAGCCCGCCGCCGAGGGGCTCGCCGCGGCGCTGGAACGGGCTCTCGGGGGCGCCGAGGCGCGCCGGATGAAGGTGCTGTCGGCCGATCGCGGCCGCGCGTTCTCCTGGCTGAGCGCCGCGGAGAAGGTGTGGCATCTGCACGCCGAATTGTGA
- a CDS encoding acyl-CoA carboxylase subunit epsilon, with protein MSGPANGPDSVPDTEPAPRVEVLRGAATPEEIAAVIAVVSEAYRVEEAGAVAEDTAGRSAWEVSARALRRPLRRELGWRGFTG; from the coding sequence GTGAGCGGGCCTGCGAACGGGCCGGACAGCGTTCCCGACACCGAGCCCGCACCACGCGTCGAGGTGCTGCGCGGCGCCGCGACGCCCGAGGAGATCGCGGCCGTCATCGCGGTCGTGAGCGAGGCCTACCGCGTCGAGGAGGCCGGCGCCGTCGCCGAGGACACGGCGGGGAGGTCGGCGTGGGAGGTCTCGGCGCGCGCGCTGCGCCGCCCGCTGCGGCGCGAGCTGGGCTGGCGCGGGTTCACCGGCTGA
- a CDS encoding acyl-CoA carboxylase subunit beta: MTSLRTVARVERVTDLPDISTTAGKIADLRARFHEAVTGPEQIAQQKQHAKGKMSARERLELLMDPGSFVELDEYVRHRTTAFGMDRTRPYGDSVVTGIGRIHGRVVAAYSQDFTTFGGSLGEVSGNKIIKVMDFALRNGLPIVGILDSGGARIQEGVLALSKYGEIFRLNTRSSGVIPQISIIMGPAAGGAVYGPALTDFVIMVDKTSQMFVTGPDVIKTVTGEDVGMEELGGAYTHNTRSGVAHYLASDEDDAIDYARALLSYLPDNNLAETPEYEHSFEWETTDADRALNAIVPDSPNQPYDIHQVISGIVDGGEFLEVQPLFAPNIVIGFGRVEGRSVGIIANQPSQMAGTLNIEAGEKASRFVRFCDAFSIPIVTLVDVPGYLPGTDQEWTGVIRRGAKLIYAYAEATVPLVTVILRKAYGGAYIVMGSKQLGADVNLAWPTAEIAVMGGQGAVNILYRGEIKKAEEAGEDVAAVRTRLANEYTYNVTSPFLAAERGEIDTIIEPAGTRVSIAKALRALRGKRAELPAKKHGNIPL, translated from the coding sequence ATGACCAGCCTACGCACGGTCGCTAGGGTGGAACGCGTGACCGACCTGCCCGATATCTCCACCACCGCCGGCAAGATCGCCGACCTGCGCGCCCGCTTCCACGAGGCCGTCACCGGCCCGGAGCAGATTGCACAGCAGAAGCAGCACGCCAAGGGCAAGATGAGCGCCCGCGAGCGACTCGAGCTGCTCATGGATCCCGGCAGCTTCGTCGAGCTCGACGAGTACGTGCGGCACCGCACGACGGCGTTCGGCATGGACCGCACGCGCCCCTACGGCGACTCGGTCGTCACCGGCATCGGCCGCATCCACGGACGGGTCGTGGCCGCCTACTCGCAGGACTTCACGACCTTCGGCGGCTCGCTCGGCGAGGTCTCGGGCAACAAGATCATCAAGGTGATGGACTTCGCGCTGCGCAATGGACTGCCCATCGTCGGCATCCTCGACTCGGGCGGCGCGCGCATCCAGGAGGGCGTGCTCGCGCTCAGCAAGTACGGCGAGATCTTCCGCCTCAACACGCGCTCGTCGGGCGTCATCCCGCAGATCTCGATCATCATGGGGCCTGCGGCGGGCGGCGCCGTGTACGGGCCGGCCCTCACCGACTTCGTCATCATGGTCGACAAGACGAGCCAGATGTTCGTCACGGGACCCGACGTCATCAAGACCGTGACCGGCGAGGACGTCGGCATGGAGGAGCTCGGCGGCGCCTACACGCACAACACGCGATCGGGCGTCGCGCACTACCTCGCGAGCGACGAGGACGACGCGATCGACTACGCGCGCGCCCTGCTGAGCTACCTGCCCGACAACAACCTCGCGGAGACCCCCGAGTACGAGCACAGCTTCGAGTGGGAGACGACCGACGCCGATCGCGCCCTCAACGCGATCGTCCCCGACTCCCCCAACCAGCCCTACGACATCCACCAGGTGATCTCGGGCATCGTCGACGGCGGCGAGTTCCTCGAGGTGCAGCCGCTGTTCGCGCCGAACATCGTGATCGGCTTCGGCCGCGTCGAGGGGCGCTCGGTCGGCATCATCGCCAACCAGCCCTCGCAGATGGCCGGCACCCTCAACATCGAGGCGGGCGAGAAGGCGAGCCGCTTCGTGCGGTTCTGCGACGCGTTCTCGATCCCGATCGTGACGCTCGTCGACGTGCCCGGCTACCTCCCCGGCACCGATCAGGAGTGGACGGGCGTCATCCGGCGCGGCGCGAAGCTCATCTACGCGTATGCGGAGGCCACGGTGCCGCTGGTCACCGTCATCCTGCGCAAGGCCTATGGCGGCGCCTACATCGTGATGGGCTCCAAGCAGCTGGGCGCCGACGTCAACCTCGCCTGGCCGACGGCCGAGATCGCGGTCATGGGCGGTCAGGGCGCCGTGAACATCCTCTACCGCGGCGAGATCAAGAAGGCCGAGGAGGCCGGCGAAGACGTCGCGGCGGTGCGCACGCGCCTCGCGAACGAGTACACCTACAACGTCACGTCGCCGTTCCTCGCCGCCGAGCGCGGCGAGATCGACACCATCATCGAGCCGGCCGGCACGCGCGTCTCGATCGCCAAGGCGCTGCGCGCGCTGCGCGGCAAGCGCGCCGAGCTCCCCGCCAAGAAGCACGGGAACATCCCCCTGTGA
- a CDS encoding 5-(carboxyamino)imidazole ribonucleotide synthase, producing the protein MDADERGAMALRVGIVGGGQLARMMIAPAVELGVEVRVLAEQEGMSAALAATAVGDYRDPETVRAFARDVDVVTFDHEHVPQEVLRALVADGVAVHPGPDALLYAQDKLRMRARLDELGMPQPEWAAFDDAAGLQAFLDAHGGRAVVKTPRGGYDGKGVRVVSRPDEVADWLEPGEPLLAEELVDFTRELAQQVARRPSGERVVYPVVETVQRDGVCAEVIAPAPHALGRLTEVAAEIGEAIAEGLGVTGMLAVELFETSDERLLVNELAMRPHNSGHWSQDGAVTSQFEQHLRAVLDLPLGDAVPRQPWAVMVNILGGPQTDTIASRLPAVLQAHPAVKVHTYGKDPRPGRKVGHVNALGTDLDAVAYEARAAAAFFDD; encoded by the coding sequence ATGGACGCGGACGAAAGGGGAGCCATGGCACTGCGCGTCGGCATCGTGGGAGGCGGACAGCTCGCACGCATGATGATCGCTCCGGCGGTCGAGCTCGGCGTCGAGGTGCGCGTGCTCGCCGAGCAGGAGGGCATGTCGGCGGCGCTCGCCGCGACGGCCGTGGGCGACTACCGCGACCCGGAGACCGTGCGGGCGTTCGCGCGCGACGTGGACGTCGTGACGTTCGACCACGAGCACGTGCCGCAGGAGGTGCTGCGCGCGCTCGTCGCCGACGGCGTCGCCGTGCACCCCGGCCCCGATGCGCTGCTCTACGCGCAGGACAAGCTGCGCATGCGCGCGCGGCTCGACGAGCTGGGGATGCCGCAGCCCGAGTGGGCGGCGTTCGACGACGCCGCGGGGCTGCAGGCGTTCCTCGACGCCCACGGCGGGCGGGCGGTCGTGAAGACGCCGCGCGGCGGCTACGACGGCAAGGGCGTGCGCGTCGTGTCGCGCCCCGACGAGGTCGCCGACTGGCTCGAGCCCGGCGAGCCGCTGCTCGCGGAGGAGCTCGTCGACTTCACGCGCGAGCTCGCGCAGCAGGTGGCGCGCCGCCCGTCGGGCGAGCGCGTCGTGTACCCGGTCGTCGAGACCGTGCAGCGCGACGGCGTGTGCGCCGAGGTCATCGCCCCCGCGCCGCACGCCCTGGGGCGGCTGACCGAGGTCGCCGCCGAGATCGGCGAGGCGATCGCCGAGGGGCTCGGCGTGACGGGCATGCTCGCCGTCGAGCTGTTCGAGACGAGCGACGAGCGCCTGCTCGTCAACGAGCTGGCGATGCGGCCGCACAACAGCGGGCACTGGAGCCAGGACGGCGCCGTGACGAGCCAGTTCGAGCAGCACCTGCGCGCCGTGCTCGACCTGCCGCTCGGCGACGCCGTGCCGCGTCAGCCGTGGGCGGTCATGGTGAACATCCTCGGCGGCCCGCAGACCGACACGATCGCGTCGCGCCTGCCCGCCGTGCTGCAGGCCCACCCGGCGGTGAAGGTGCACACGTACGGCAAGGACCCGCGCCCCGGCCGCAAGGTCGGCCACGTCAACGCCCTCGGCACCGACCTGGACGCCGTCGCCTACGAGGCCCGCGCCGCCGCCGCCTTCTTCGACGACTGA